A single genomic interval of Bradyrhizobium sp. AZCC 1693 harbors:
- a CDS encoding ABC transporter substrate-binding protein, giving the protein MIDTRWAQLSGSAARDGLRRLFTAPRRSAAAALVLAAMAGPAFGQGLAAPGDREIRIGNTAPYTGPASAYGVIAKTIAAYLDKINAEGGINGRKVTMISYDDAYEPTKTMAMTRKLVEEDNVLLALGTIGTNTNAAIQPYLNSKKVPQLFALSGAAAWDQPQEFPWTIGFLPTYTAEAQIFAQYLLENHPRSRIAVLYQEDGMGKEYLKGLKDGLGGKIAIVAEAPYKVTDTTIDAQMAKLKASGADVLIEFTTPKFAVMAIKRTAELGWRPLQFAASISNSYSAVIQPAGPQNAEGLLSAAYRLEGEDAAAAGEAVFREWSAFMQRYLPSVSKTNGQAVLGYLVGKLTVEVLKNCGDDLSRENIMRQARLLKGIQLPMMVQGIQINTSPSDHAPIEQMRMMRFTNGNWQHFGPVRSGVDAGAVSDSFKTIFKYGTATKRDLANQLNANTVSLMTGSFGSTYAQVGADLASVLDNGTALRILPVMGRGSVQAVSDILLLRGVDAGIVRKDTLSYLDRKDFAKDIRNQFVYVAKMFNEEMHVLAPKTITNMRDLDGKTVVVDLPDSSTFVTAINVFDRLGIRPHLIYQEPRLAVDMLRKGEVDAIVAIEGKPLQWLNQIQDRNLHLVPVDYAKPLQEEYLPSKLSSADYPNLVADGGSVETIAAEAVLASYNWAPNSDRYRRLSLLVDTMFDKVGQLQRPPFHPKWKEMAPRATVSGWTRFKAAQEWLDRNMPLPAGAAAASGAALAPPPPAAAPAAALAPQDRDPLYREFLEWRATRAKASTNR; this is encoded by the coding sequence TTGATCGACACTCGTTGGGCGCAATTGTCCGGGTCTGCGGCCCGCGACGGTTTGCGCAGGCTTTTCACCGCGCCTCGGCGCAGTGCTGCGGCGGCACTGGTGCTTGCCGCGATGGCGGGTCCGGCTTTCGGGCAAGGCCTGGCGGCCCCGGGGGACAGGGAGATCCGGATTGGCAACACCGCGCCCTATACCGGTCCGGCCTCCGCCTATGGCGTTATCGCCAAGACCATCGCGGCGTATCTGGACAAGATCAACGCTGAAGGCGGGATCAACGGCCGCAAGGTCACTATGATATCCTACGACGACGCCTACGAACCCACCAAGACTATGGCGATGACCCGCAAGCTGGTCGAGGAGGACAACGTTCTCTTGGCTTTGGGGACTATCGGCACCAACACGAACGCCGCGATCCAGCCCTATTTGAACTCAAAAAAGGTACCGCAACTTTTTGCCTTGTCGGGTGCGGCGGCCTGGGACCAGCCGCAAGAGTTTCCCTGGACCATCGGCTTCTTGCCGACCTACACGGCTGAAGCGCAAATTTTTGCGCAGTACCTCTTGGAGAACCATCCCCGCAGCAGGATCGCCGTCCTCTATCAGGAGGATGGGATGGGCAAGGAATACCTGAAGGGCCTGAAGGACGGCCTGGGTGGCAAGATTGCGATCGTGGCCGAGGCCCCATACAAGGTGACCGACACCACCATCGACGCCCAGATGGCCAAGCTCAAGGCCTCCGGCGCCGACGTCCTCATTGAGTTCACCACGCCGAAATTCGCCGTCATGGCGATCAAGCGAACCGCCGAACTCGGTTGGAGGCCGCTACAGTTCGCCGCCTCGATCTCTAATTCGTACTCGGCCGTGATTCAGCCGGCGGGCCCGCAAAATGCGGAAGGCCTGTTGTCGGCTGCATACAGGCTGGAGGGCGAAGACGCGGCGGCGGCCGGCGAGGCGGTGTTCCGCGAATGGAGCGCCTTCATGCAGCGCTATCTCCCGAGCGTGAGCAAGACCAACGGCCAGGCCGTCCTCGGCTATCTGGTCGGCAAGTTGACGGTCGAGGTCCTGAAGAACTGCGGCGACGACCTGTCGCGCGAAAACATCATGAGGCAGGCCCGCTTGCTCAAGGGTATCCAGCTTCCCATGATGGTGCAGGGCATTCAGATCAACACCAGCCCGTCCGATCATGCGCCAATCGAGCAGATGCGGATGATGCGCTTCACCAACGGCAATTGGCAGCACTTCGGCCCGGTGCGAAGCGGCGTCGATGCGGGCGCCGTCAGCGATTCCTTCAAGACCATCTTCAAGTACGGCACCGCCACCAAGCGCGATCTGGCCAACCAGCTCAACGCCAACACGGTGAGCCTGATGACCGGCTCGTTCGGCTCGACCTACGCCCAGGTCGGCGCCGATCTCGCCTCCGTGCTCGACAACGGCACGGCGCTGCGGATCCTGCCGGTGATGGGCCGTGGCTCGGTGCAGGCGGTGTCGGACATCCTGCTGCTGCGCGGCGTCGACGCCGGCATCGTCCGCAAGGACACGCTGTCCTATCTCGACCGCAAGGACTTCGCCAAGGACATCCGCAACCAGTTCGTCTACGTCGCCAAGATGTTCAACGAAGAGATGCACGTGCTGGCGCCGAAGACGATCACCAACATGAGGGATCTCGACGGCAAGACCGTGGTGGTCGATTTGCCCGACAGCTCGACCTTCGTGACGGCGATCAACGTGTTCGACCGGCTCGGGATCAGGCCGCATCTGATCTATCAGGAGCCGCGGCTGGCGGTCGACATGCTGCGCAAGGGCGAGGTCGACGCGATCGTGGCGATCGAGGGCAAGCCGTTGCAATGGCTGAACCAGATCCAGGACCGCAACCTGCATCTGGTGCCGGTCGACTACGCCAAGCCGCTGCAGGAGGAGTATCTGCCGTCCAAGCTTTCGTCGGCGGACTACCCGAACCTGGTGGCGGATGGCGGCTCGGTGGAGACGATTGCGGCCGAGGCCGTGCTGGCGTCCTATAACTGGGCGCCGAACAGCGACCGCTACCGCCGCCTGTCGCTCTTGGTGGACACCATGTTCGACAAGGTCGGGCAGTTGCAGCGGCCGCCGTTCCATCCGAAGTGGAAGGAAATGGCGCCACGGGCGACGGTATCCGGCTGGACCCGCTTCAAGGCGGCACAGGAATGGCTCGACCGCAACATGCCGCTGCCCGCGGGCGCGGCCGCGGCATCAGGCGCTGCGCTGGCGCCGCCGCCTCCGGCTGCCGCACCGGCCGCAGCGCTTGCCCCGCAGGACCGCGATCCCCTCTATCGCGAATTTTTGGAGTGGCGGGCCACCCGCGCCAAGGCAAGCACCAACAGGTAA
- a CDS encoding CaiB/BaiF CoA transferase family protein: MSALPLSGIKILDLTRVLAGPLSAQMLADLGAEVIKIERPGGGDDARAFGPPYLKDPEGKANNNNSFYLCANRNKKSVTVNIATPEGQDIVRELAKSCDVMMENYKVGDLKRYRLDYESIKAINPGIIYCSVTGFGQTGPYAPRAGYDAILQAMGGLMSVTGHLDGEPGAGPMKVGPSIVDYMTGMNSSIGILAALYHRKANGGEGQHVDVCLFDTVIASLSHYAQIFLVNGQTPPRRGTWGNGGMPAGVFRCTDGELMLVVGNDGQFQRTCGVLGAPELATDPKFLKNNDRVVHGKEIMAIFAGLFLKKPVAYWLEELEKAGVPSGPINDFSQVFNDPHVQSRGMQVKVDHPLQHDLSLIRNAITFSGTPVKDYRAPPLLGADTKDVLATIGYDDAKVETLKAQKIV, encoded by the coding sequence ATGTCGGCTCTGCCACTTTCGGGCATCAAAATTCTCGACCTGACGCGGGTGCTCGCTGGTCCCTTGTCGGCGCAGATGCTGGCCGATCTCGGCGCCGAGGTGATCAAGATCGAACGCCCCGGCGGCGGCGACGACGCCCGCGCCTTCGGCCCGCCTTACCTGAAAGACCCGGAGGGCAAGGCGAACAACAACAACTCGTTCTACCTCTGCGCCAACCGCAACAAGAAATCCGTGACCGTCAATATCGCGACGCCGGAAGGGCAGGACATCGTCCGCGAGCTGGCAAAATCCTGCGACGTGATGATGGAGAACTACAAGGTCGGCGATCTCAAGCGCTACCGGCTCGACTATGAATCGATCAAGGCCATCAACCCCGGCATCATCTATTGCTCGGTGACCGGCTTTGGCCAGACCGGGCCTTACGCGCCGCGAGCCGGCTACGACGCGATCCTGCAGGCGATGGGCGGCCTGATGAGCGTCACCGGCCATCTCGACGGCGAGCCGGGCGCGGGACCGATGAAGGTTGGCCCTTCCATCGTCGACTACATGACCGGCATGAACTCATCGATCGGCATTCTGGCGGCGCTCTATCACCGCAAGGCCAATGGCGGGGAGGGGCAGCATGTCGACGTCTGCCTGTTCGACACCGTGATCGCCTCGCTGTCGCATTACGCGCAGATATTTCTCGTCAACGGCCAGACCCCGCCGCGGCGCGGCACCTGGGGCAATGGCGGCATGCCGGCCGGCGTGTTCCGCTGCACCGATGGCGAATTGATGCTGGTGGTCGGCAATGACGGCCAGTTCCAGCGCACCTGCGGCGTTCTCGGCGCCCCCGAGCTCGCGACCGATCCAAAATTCCTCAAGAACAACGACCGCGTCGTCCACGGCAAGGAGATCATGGCGATCTTCGCAGGTCTCTTCCTGAAAAAGCCGGTGGCCTACTGGCTGGAAGAGCTGGAGAAGGCCGGTGTCCCCTCAGGCCCGATCAATGATTTCTCGCAGGTGTTCAACGATCCCCACGTGCAGTCGCGCGGCATGCAGGTCAAGGTCGACCACCCCTTGCAGCACGACCTGTCGCTGATCCGCAACGCCATCACCTTCTCCGGCACCCCGGTAAAGGACTATCGCGCGCCGCCGCTATTGGGTGCGGACACCAAGGATGTGCTGGCGACGATCGGCTATGACGACGCCAAGGTCGAGACGCTGAAGGCGCAGAAGATCGTCTGA
- a CDS encoding RidA family protein, which yields MKREVIRVEPMSSWLAKRNAPVSPVTRGGGMVFVSGLPPFDPDTGELFTGLIERQTELVLEQLKLCLETAGTSLQNVMKCNVYCTSSGHFAAVNAIYARYFPEDPPARIFVCVPEWFGPFDIEIDCVALA from the coding sequence ATGAAACGGGAAGTCATTCGCGTCGAACCGATGTCGTCCTGGCTTGCGAAACGGAACGCGCCGGTCTCCCCGGTGACGCGCGGCGGTGGCATGGTGTTCGTTTCGGGCCTGCCGCCGTTCGATCCCGATACCGGTGAGCTTTTCACAGGTCTGATCGAGCGTCAGACCGAACTCGTCCTTGAGCAATTGAAGCTGTGCCTGGAGACCGCGGGCACATCGCTGCAGAATGTCATGAAGTGCAATGTCTATTGCACCTCAAGCGGGCACTTCGCCGCCGTGAACGCGATCTACGCACGCTATTTTCCGGAAGATCCCCCGGCGCGCATCTTCGTGTGCGTGCCAGAATGGTTTGGGCCGTTCGATATCGAGATTGACTGTGTGGCCTTGGCGTAG
- a CDS encoding vanadium-dependent haloperoxidase produces the protein MKPISGVLLAVRISGALAAALFATAARGDIIMDWNTKADALAVEKQLLNAANSRGQAMLHTAMFEAVNAIDRRYAPYKLKLTADKNVSREAAAAAAAYDVLLALHPDKKADLDVTFAASLAGIADNEAKTKGVELGRQAAAGIIALRSDDGSNTPEDYRPATTAGVYVPTTIPIESASSKTKPFVMASASQFRAAPPPALTSETWTRDLNEIREIGSNASTKRSAEQTTIARFWFFTGPRTYNAIVRQIASDRKMDLVDCARLYALTSIASADAFTAVFDAKYAYNLWRPVTAIRNADLTSNPATPREASWQPLGVTPMHPEYPCAHCIVAGAVSTVLQHVVGNEVGEITLTSPTAAGVTRKWTRLQDYSDEVSSARIYAGFHYRFSTEAGRDMGKKIGDLAVTTLMLGAVADAQQKR, from the coding sequence ATGAAGCCAATATCAGGGGTCTTACTGGCAGTTCGGATCAGCGGCGCCCTCGCGGCCGCGCTGTTTGCCACCGCCGCCCGCGGCGACATCATCATGGACTGGAACACCAAGGCCGACGCCCTCGCCGTCGAAAAGCAGCTCTTGAATGCTGCCAATTCCCGCGGACAGGCGATGCTCCACACCGCGATGTTCGAGGCGGTCAACGCCATCGACAGGCGCTATGCGCCTTACAAGCTCAAGCTCACCGCGGATAAGAACGTGTCAAGGGAAGCCGCGGCGGCCGCCGCGGCGTATGATGTGCTGCTGGCGCTGCACCCCGACAAGAAAGCCGATCTCGATGTGACGTTTGCGGCGTCGCTGGCCGGAATTGCCGACAATGAGGCGAAGACGAAGGGCGTCGAACTCGGCAGGCAGGCCGCCGCCGGGATCATCGCGTTGCGCAGCGATGACGGTAGCAACACACCGGAAGACTATCGCCCCGCCACCACGGCCGGCGTCTATGTGCCGACCACGATACCGATCGAATCCGCGAGTTCAAAGACCAAGCCGTTTGTGATGGCAAGCGCGTCGCAATTTCGCGCCGCTCCGCCTCCCGCCCTGACATCGGAAACCTGGACCAGGGATTTGAACGAAATTCGTGAGATCGGCAGCAATGCGAGCACCAAGCGCTCGGCCGAGCAGACGACGATCGCCCGCTTCTGGTTCTTCACCGGGCCCAGGACCTACAATGCGATCGTCCGCCAGATCGCCTCCGACAGGAAGATGGACCTCGTCGATTGCGCCCGCCTCTATGCGCTGACATCGATCGCCAGCGCAGACGCCTTCACCGCCGTGTTCGATGCGAAATATGCCTACAATCTGTGGCGTCCTGTGACAGCGATCCGCAACGCCGATCTCACGTCCAACCCGGCGACCCCGCGCGAGGCATCATGGCAGCCTTTGGGCGTGACGCCGATGCACCCGGAATATCCGTGCGCACATTGCATCGTCGCCGGCGCCGTTTCCACGGTCCTGCAGCACGTCGTGGGCAACGAGGTCGGCGAGATTACGCTGACGAGCCCGACGGCTGCCGGCGTCACACGCAAGTGGACGCGGCTGCAGGACTATAGCGACGAGGTTTCCAGCGCGCGGATCTATGCCGGCTTCCACTACCGCTTCTCGACCGAAGCCGGCAGGGACATGGGAAAGAAGATCGGTGACCTCGCGGTTACGACGCTGATGCTCGGCGCCGTGGCCGATGCACAGCAGAAGCGTTGA
- a CDS encoding winged helix-turn-helix domain-containing tetratricopeptide repeat protein, whose translation MAELKSYRFGPFLVDRRSACLRREGVIVPLRPKSFDVLVYLAQHPGRLVPKAELIDNVWQNLNVTPNSLVQCIKEVRQALQDDGQAIIETVSKRGYLFALPVVDGDDERSLIAIAATTDADEHRALPLPDRPSIAVLPFDNMSGDPDQDYFADGISEDLITGLSRIRWLFVIARNSTFVYKGRAVDVRQVAGKLGVRYVLEGSVRRAGRRLRVSAQLIDAVTGGHHWAEQYDRELGDIFAIQDEITSSVVASIQPRLLAAEGVRAFSRSSDDLGAWELVARAQTHVWRLNRSDHEAAIEALHRAVDAYPDYAPARSLLGFCLVFSAHNGWIDRDQGLLAARPHIVRAIALDDCDPWAQIALGYWSMMERRTEESIAAFRRAVSLNPSFAAAHCYLSHGLAFSGRCDEAIAHGNEAIRLSPLDPDTAMFLGGITVAHYLAGRYADAFRTSEELLRLRPGFHGAQRLRCASLAQMGRVEEARHSLAAVRLEQPQLSIDWIKSSVPYQTPELMEYFLTGMRKAGLT comes from the coding sequence ATGGCCGAACTCAAGAGCTACCGTTTTGGCCCGTTCCTGGTCGACCGCCGATCGGCATGCCTGCGCCGCGAGGGCGTCATCGTGCCGCTGCGGCCGAAGTCCTTCGATGTGCTGGTGTATCTCGCGCAGCATCCCGGCCGGCTCGTTCCGAAGGCAGAACTGATCGACAACGTCTGGCAAAACCTGAACGTTACGCCGAATTCGTTGGTTCAGTGCATCAAGGAGGTCCGGCAAGCGCTGCAAGACGATGGCCAAGCGATCATCGAAACGGTTTCCAAGCGCGGTTATCTGTTTGCTTTGCCGGTAGTCGACGGCGACGACGAACGCTCTTTGATCGCAATCGCCGCGACAACGGACGCCGATGAACACCGTGCGCTGCCGTTGCCCGATCGTCCCTCCATTGCGGTGCTGCCGTTTGACAATATGAGCGGCGATCCGGACCAGGACTACTTCGCTGACGGCATCTCCGAGGACCTGATCACCGGTCTCTCCCGCATCCGGTGGCTGTTCGTCATCGCGCGCAACTCGACCTTTGTCTACAAGGGCCGCGCCGTCGATGTCAGGCAAGTCGCAGGCAAGCTCGGCGTTCGCTATGTGCTCGAAGGCAGTGTGCGCCGGGCCGGCCGGCGCCTACGCGTCAGCGCGCAGTTGATCGACGCGGTAACCGGTGGCCATCATTGGGCGGAGCAATACGACCGCGAACTCGGCGACATCTTTGCAATCCAGGATGAGATCACGAGCAGCGTGGTCGCTTCGATCCAGCCGCGCCTGCTGGCGGCGGAGGGCGTTCGCGCATTTTCGCGCTCGTCGGATGATCTCGGCGCCTGGGAGCTGGTGGCGCGCGCGCAAACCCATGTCTGGCGGCTCAATCGATCTGATCATGAAGCTGCGATCGAGGCACTCCATCGCGCCGTCGACGCCTATCCGGATTACGCGCCGGCCCGGAGCCTGCTCGGGTTTTGCCTGGTGTTTTCAGCGCATAATGGCTGGATCGATCGCGACCAAGGCTTGCTTGCGGCGCGTCCACACATCGTTCGGGCGATTGCGCTGGACGACTGCGATCCGTGGGCACAGATCGCGCTCGGCTATTGGTCGATGATGGAACGGCGTACCGAAGAGTCGATCGCGGCGTTCCGGCGCGCTGTCAGCCTCAATCCGAGCTTCGCGGCCGCGCATTGCTATCTCAGCCATGGGCTGGCGTTCTCCGGGCGATGCGACGAAGCCATCGCGCATGGCAACGAGGCGATCCGGCTCAGCCCGCTTGATCCCGACACCGCGATGTTCCTCGGCGGCATTACCGTCGCGCACTATCTGGCCGGCCGATACGCAGACGCCTTCCGAACTTCGGAAGAGTTGCTGCGATTGCGCCCGGGCTTTCACGGTGCCCAGCGGCTTCGTTGTGCGAGTCTGGCCCAGATGGGAAGAGTGGAGGAGGCCAGACATTCTCTCGCCGCGGTACGGCTCGAGCAGCCTCAACTCTCGATCGACTGGATCAAATCGAGCGTCCCCTATCAGACGCCGGAACTGATGGAGTATTTCCTGACGGGAATGCGCAAGGCCGGGCTGACATGA